The genomic interval CACTCAACATCACGCGGGCGATCATCTTCATACATCCTCCTTGATTGTTCTGGTACCTGAAATCGTTCTGCAGGGATCGTACAGCAACGCATCACATACGGGCTTCGAGTACCAGTCCATACGTACGCGGCGGCATGATGTTGCCGATCAACTCGACATAGTTATACTGGAACGCATTGTTCACGCTCGCGGTGGCCGTGAGCGGTATGCTGAACAACGTGAAATCCGCACCCAACCGGAAATCCGCGACCAGGATCTCCACACGCTCATCCCCGTCGGGGACAATGCCGTTCTTCCCCAGGATATCATCCACGCGGTCCGATTTGCTGATGTACCGGAAATCCGCGGAGGCGTGCAGTGGGCCCACCGCGCTGCTCAGCGAGGTGTAGAACAGGTGGCGGGGACGATACCTCAGGATATCGTGGTTCGTCAGATCTTCCGGCCACACGTAGGTATAGCCAAAACTATATTGCAGCGCACCTTCAAAAAGGCCGAGCTTCAGCGAGGTCTCCACGCCCTGCACCCTCGCATTGGCCACGTTGCGCCACTGGAAGAGCAGCGAACCCGCGGACGTGTCCACGACATCAACCTCGATCAGATTATCGTAATCCGTCCGGAAGGCAGCGATGTCGAATGTCCCGATCTCGCCCAACCGCTGCGAGGCCCCGATCTCGAACGACCAGCTCTTCTCGGGCTTCAGGTCCTCGTTCGGCCGCGCCAGGATGTTGTTGAACCCGGCCATGAGGAACGCTTCGGCAACCGCAGGCACACGGAACCCGCGCGCGATCGACGTGCGCACCGACGTCCCTTCGAAGGGATTGTAGGCAAAGGCCAGCTTGGGATTGATCTGCCCGCCGGGCGCAGTGATGCCGACGGAGGAGAAGTCGTAGCGGGCGCCGAACGTCATCGTCAGCGGCGCGGCGAGCTTCATCTCATCCTGTCCGAAGAGCGCGAATCCCCAGATCGTCCTCCCTCCCACCACATCACCCCCGATCATATCCAGGTTGGCATCCACACCCGCAGTGAGGGTATGTACATCCGACGGCATGATCGTTGCCACGGATTCATAGCGGATGTCATCCGCCACGGATTCCGCCCGGCCGATGCCGGAACGCGTTTCGAAGCCCCAGTCGTTGTGGAACCACATCACCCGGTGCGTCAACTGGGCGTTCTCACCGATGAGCGAGGTATACTGGGCCGTCGTGAAATACCTGATCGACTTGACGTTGTCGTCCGCCTGCGCCACAGGCGGATACGTCGCCGAATCCAGGCTGCGCCAGTACAGGAACTGTCCGCCGTACTGATACAACAACCCGAAGGTCATCGTCAGCGAACTCTGCTTCTCGTAATCCTCTTTGATCTTCGCGTAGATGTTGTACCGCCTGCGATAGTCGTTCCGGCGGTAGCCGTCATCGAACTGGCGCGACACGAAGAGGCCCACACCGAGATCGCCCGACCGGTACGCATGGCTCACCGACTGCCCATTGTAGAAACGCTGCTTGTCGGTCCACTTCCACGCCGCATGCGACGGCTGGTCGTACGTCCCTGCAAAGAACCGCACCTGCGTACTCGGGCGGTCCGGGATCTCCTTGGTGATGACGTTGATGACGCCGCCCAGGGCGTTTGATCCGTAGAGCGCGGAACTCGCCCCCTTCACCACTTCGATCCGGTCCACCTGCCCGACCGGGATCGTCTCGAAATTCAATTCACCGGTATCACCGGTGATGAACGGAATGCCGTCCAGCAGGAGCAAGACTCTGCTCCCCGCTCCGCGATTGTAGCCTGATGAACCGCGGATGTTCACCTGAAAGCCGGTCATGTTCACGCCCGGTATATAGCGGAGGGCGTCATCGAGAACCAGCGCATTGCGCGCGCGGATCTCCTGGGCATCGAGGACCGAGATGCTGACGGGAACCTCTTCAAGGGATTGTGCGCGGCGGCTGGCCGTAACGACCACCTGGTCGATCTGCACCGGAACGGAGCGCAGGTCGGCATCGACGGTCACGTCCTTCCCGGCCTCAACGGTCACGCCCGGACGGGTAAGCCGCTGGTATCCGACCATCGAGAACACGAGCGTATGGACGCCGGGGGGAAGATCGGCGATGCGGTACTCGCCTTTCAGGTTTGTTGTCGTGCCTCGAACGGTCCCCTGCACCAGCACCACGGCACCCACGAGTGGTTCCCTGATGCCGTCGGTCGTGGCTGTGACCTTGCCTGCAACACTTCCACCGTCTGCGAAGGCGGGGAGCGCCACACAGGCGAGCAACATGAGAGTCTGGATACGCCTGATCATTTCCATGGTTTCGGTGGAGGGTTGTGGAAGTCAACACTGATATTGATATCCTCACGCATACGTCGGTCCTGCACGAACAGCGGTGCAGGCTCGAACGTGCCTGGTTTCTGAGTGTAGACGCCGACCGGTGCCCAATCCGCGAATACATTCGGCCCATACTGCCACGCCAGGACGATGTAGTTATACGTCCCTTCCTTCAGGACGGTACCTTCCTTCGTGAAGACATACTGCACCGTATCGGCATGCACCGTGTCCGACGCCCTGAAGCCAAGGATCGCGAGGGAGCCGATCACACCGGTCGTCAGGTGAGGATAGACCGCTGCGTGGCCACCGAGGAGCGACAACATCAGCCCGGTGCTGTCCGTGGGAAATTGTTCGAGAGCGACCAGGCGCAGGCCGAACATACTGTCTGCAGGCGGCCAGTTCTTGTAGGTGATGGTACCACGGAAGCCGGTGTCTTCGGTGATCGGCCCCAATCCACGGTCACATCCCGAGGAAAGGGCCAGCAAAGCAAGAACGCCGGCTGCGAGTGCCAAAAAGCGAAAGTTCATGATGTGCCTCCACAACAAAAAACACGGTGACGGGGCAAAAGGTTCGACCGCCGATGACTTTTGTTGCACAAATGGAATAAGCACTTGAAAAAGAGGGGAGAACACCATAGATTCAACAAGAGCATTCCTGAAGAGACGATCACTCGCGCCTCTATCCAACTCGCACACACAACCTACGTGGAGGATGTATGAAACGTTTTGTCCTGTTGTTCGGGGCTCTGCTCCTGGCCGCTTCGGCCTCGGCGCAGTCGATCGGCTTCGGTGTTCATGGTAATATGTTCAATTCCGACATCAATGCAAAGGCAAAACAACTCGCCGGCATCCCCAACTCGACCGGCACCGCACAGGTCGCCATCGAAGAGGTGTACGGCCTCGGGCTCGGCGGTGGCGTCCATTTCGATATCGGCCTCGGCATCCTGAAGATCCGCGTCTCGGGCGATTACCTCACCCTCTCGCCGGACAAGGACAAGTTCAAGAGCTATGTCCAGAGTGTGCTCCCCGGATTCCCGGTGGCATTCGAAGAGGGCGGCAAAGTGGACATGATCTCGGGTTCCGCCAATCTGAAGCTGACCATTCTCCCGCTTCCGGTATTCAAGCCCTACATCACCGGTGGCGGCGGCGTCACACACGTCACGGCAACCGATGTGATCATCTCCGTGAACAGTGTGAAACTGTCCCCGATCACGATCCTCAAGACCCAGACCGTGGGATCCTTCAATGCGGGCGCCGGCCTGGACATCGATCTCAGTGCCTTCGCGATCTTCGCAGAAGCGCGTGTGAATTGGATCATGCTCGAGGAAGGGACCAGCACCTACGTCCCGATCTTCACGGCAGGTATCACGTTCTAACCGGCTTCCACCGCCGGAAACACGAACGGGGTTCCGCATGCGGAACCCCGTTCTGTTTCTGCCCTCTGTCCACCCCGCTTACGCTTCCGCGTCGGCTTCCGTCACCTTCTTGCTCGCCCGTTTCCGGACATCCGCGTTGAGATGGCGTTTGCGCAGACGGATACTGTGCGGCGTCACTTCCACGAGTTCGTCGTCACCGATCCACTCGATGGCCTGCTCCAGCGTGAGGAGGCGCGCAGGTTCCAATCGTACGGCTTCATCCGACCCCGAGGCGCGCATGTTCGTGAGCTGCTTGGTCTTGCAGACGTTCACCGTCATGTCGTGCTCGCGTGAATTCTCGCCAACGATCATCCCTTCATAGACCTTCGTTCCGGGATCGATGAAGAACACGGAGCGCTCCGACAGTTTCCACATCCCGTAGGCCACGGAATCGCCGGTCTCCATGGAGACCAGAGCACCTT from Ignavibacteriota bacterium carries:
- a CDS encoding TonB-dependent receptor → MIRRIQTLMLLACVALPAFADGGSVAGKVTATTDGIREPLVGAVVLVQGTVRGTTTNLKGEYRIADLPPGVHTLVFSMVGYQRLTRPGVTVEAGKDVTVDADLRSVPVQIDQVVVTASRRAQSLEEVPVSISVLDAQEIRARNALVLDDALRYIPGVNMTGFQVNIRGSSGYNRGAGSRVLLLLDGIPFITGDTGELNFETIPVGQVDRIEVVKGASSALYGSNALGGVINVITKEIPDRPSTQVRFFAGTYDQPSHAAWKWTDKQRFYNGQSVSHAYRSGDLGVGLFVSRQFDDGYRRNDYRRRYNIYAKIKEDYEKQSSLTMTFGLLYQYGGQFLYWRSLDSATYPPVAQADDNVKSIRYFTTAQYTSLIGENAQLTHRVMWFHNDWGFETRSGIGRAESVADDIRYESVATIMPSDVHTLTAGVDANLDMIGGDVVGGRTIWGFALFGQDEMKLAAPLTMTFGARYDFSSVGITAPGGQINPKLAFAYNPFEGTSVRTSIARGFRVPAVAEAFLMAGFNNILARPNEDLKPEKSWSFEIGASQRLGEIGTFDIAAFRTDYDNLIEVDVVDTSAGSLLFQWRNVANARVQGVETSLKLGLFEGALQYSFGYTYVWPEDLTNHDILRYRPRHLFYTSLSSAVGPLHASADFRYISKSDRVDDILGKNGIVPDGDERVEILVADFRLGADFTLFSIPLTATASVNNAFQYNYVELIGNIMPPRTYGLVLEARM
- a CDS encoding outer membrane beta-barrel protein, with protein sequence MKRFVLLFGALLLAASASAQSIGFGVHGNMFNSDINAKAKQLAGIPNSTGTAQVAIEEVYGLGLGGGVHFDIGLGILKIRVSGDYLTLSPDKDKFKSYVQSVLPGFPVAFEEGGKVDMISGSANLKLTILPLPVFKPYITGGGGVTHVTATDVIISVNSVKLSPITILKTQTVGSFNAGAGLDIDLSAFAIFAEARVNWIMLEEGTSTYVPIFTAGITF